The following are from one region of the Phoenix dactylifera cultivar Barhee BC4 unplaced genomic scaffold, palm_55x_up_171113_PBpolish2nd_filt_p 001369F, whole genome shotgun sequence genome:
- the LOC103703069 gene encoding 60S acidic ribosomal protein P2B-like, with protein sequence MKVIAAYLLAVLGGNTSPTADDLKDILGSVGAEADDDKIELLLSEVEGKDITELIASGREKFASVPSGGAAIAVAAPAAGGAAAAPADEPKKEEKVEEKEESDEDMGFSLFD encoded by the exons aTGAAGGTCATTGCTGCCTATTTACTAGCCGTTCTTGGTGGGAACACTAGCCCAACAGCTGATGATTTGAAGGATATCCTAGGATCAG tGGGAGCTGAagctgatgatgacaaaattgaGCTCCTCTTATCTGAAGTCGAGGGTAAAGACATAACTGAACTTATCGCTTCTGGGAGGGAGAAGTTTGCTTCAGTGCCCTCTGGTGGTGCCGCCATTGCTGTTGCAGCCCCTGCTGCAGGTGGTGCTGCTGCAGCCCCAGCAGATGAgccaaagaaagaagagaaagtggaagagaaggaagaatcaGATGAG GACATGGGCTTTAGTTTGTTCGATTGA
- the LOC103703068 gene encoding probable glycosyltransferase 2 has product MGQTRDRGSLPTARSGGGSRRRKIQKSFNNLKITVLCGFITILVLRGTVGFGNLGGPGANSDSDQKVIEDIDRILREIRSDSDPDDEEPPPVDSASNSTSLAADNSTATAAAAAKNYTLGPKISDWNEQRRRWLSENPGFPSQVAGGKPRILLVTGSPPNPCDNPIGDHYLLKSTKNKIDYCRLHGIEIVYNMAHLDRELAGYWAKLPLMRHLMISHPEVEWIWWMDSDAFFTDMAFEIPLSRYDAHNLVIHGYPDLLFGQHSWIALNTGSFLLRNCQWSLDLLDTWAPMGPKGPIREEAGRILTANLKGRPAFEADDQSALIYLLLSQQDRWGDRVYIENSYYLHGFWTGLVERYEEMMDKYHPGLGDERWPFVTHFVGCKPCGSYGDYPVEKCLGSMERAFNFADNQVLRLYGFGHRGLSSPKIKRIRNQTATPLDVKDQLSLQARISSL; this is encoded by the coding sequence ATGGGTCAGACGAGGGACCGTGGCAGCCTCCCCACCGCCCGATCTGGCGGCGGATCTCGCCGGCGGAAGATCCAGAAGAGCTTCAACAACCTGAAGATCACCGTCCTCTGCGGCTTCATCACCATCCTCGTCCTCCGCGGCACCGTCGGTTTCGGCAACCTCGGCGGCCCCGGCGCCAACTCCGACTCCGATCAGAAGGTCATCGAGGACATCGACCGCATCCTCCGCGAGATCCGCTCCGACTCCGACCCCGACGACGAGGAGCCCCCACCTGTCGACTCCGCCTCCAACTCCACCTCCCTCGCCGCCGACAATTCCACGGCcacagcggcggcggcggccaagAACTACACCCTCGGCCCCAAGATCTCCGACTGGAACGAGCAGCGACGCCGGTGGCTGAGTGAGAACCCCGGGTTCCCGTCCCAGGTCGCCGGAGGAAAGCCCCGGATCCTCCTCGTCACCGGATCGCCGCCCAACCCTTGCGACAACCCCATCGGCGACCACTACCTCCTCAAATCCACCAAGAACAAGATCGACTACTGCCGCCTCCACGGGATCGAGATTGTCTACAACATGGCCCACTTGGATCGGGAGCTCGCCGGGTACTGGGCCAAGCTCCCGCTGATGCGCCACCTGATGATTTCCCACCCGGAGGTGGAGTGGATCTGGTGGATGGACAGCGACGCCTTCTTCACCGACATGGCCTTCGAGATCCCGCTCTCCCGCTACGACGCCCACAATCTCGTCATCCATGGCTATCCGGATCTCCTCTTCGGCCAGCATTCCTGGATCGCCCTCAACACCGGCAGCTTCCTCCTCCGCAATTGCCAGTGGTCGCTGGATCTCCTCGACACCTGGGCTCCGATGGGCCCCAAAGGGCCAATTCGGGAGGAGGCCGGCCGGATCCTCACTGCCAACCTCAAAGGCCGGCCAGCATTCGAGGCCGACGACCAGTCCGCCTTGATCTACCTCCTCTTGTCTCAGCAGGATCGGTGGGGCGACAGGGTCTACATCGAGAATTCATACTACCTCCATGGCTTTTGGACTGGGCTGGTGGAGCGCTACGAGGAGATGATGGACAAGTACCACCCGGGGCTCGGGGACGAGAGGTGGCCCTTCGTGACGCACTTTGTCGGGTGCAAGCCTTGCGGCAGCTACGGCGATTATCCGGTGGAGAAGTGCCTCGGTAGCATGGAGAGGGCCTTCAACTTTGCTGACAACCAGGTCCTCCGGCTTTATGGGTTTGGTCACAGGGGCTTGTCGAGCCCCAAGATCAAGCGGATCAGGAACCAGACGGCAACCCCTCTCGACGTCAAAGACCAGCTGAGCCTCCAAGCTCGAATATCCAGTTTATGA
- the LOC103703071 gene encoding protein BUD31 homolog 2, producing the protein MPKIKTSRVKYPEGWELIEPTLRDLEAKMREAENDPHDGKRKCEALWPIFKIAHQKSRYIYDLYYRRKEISKELYEFCLDQGYADRNLIAKWKKPGYERLCCLRCMQTRDHNFATTCVCRVPKHLREEKVIECVHCGCRGCASGD; encoded by the exons ATGCCTAAGATAAAGACAAGCCGAGTCAAATATCCAGAAGGATGGGAGCTTATTGAGCCTACCCTTCGTGATCTAGAGGCAAAAATGAGAGAAG CTGAAAATGATCCGCATGATGGAAAGAGAAAATGTGAAGCCCTTTGGCCTATCTTTAAAATTGCACATCAGAAGAGCCGCTACATTTATGACCTCTATTATCGCAGGAAAGAGATATCAAAAGAATTGTACGAATTTTGCTTGGATCAGGGCTATGCAGACCGTAATCTGATAGCGAAGTGGAAAAAG CCAGGTTACGAGCGCCTTTGCTGCCTGCGGTGCATGCAGACTCGAGATCACAACTTTGCAACTACTTGTGTCTGCAGGGTCCCTAAGCACCTGAGAGAAGAAAAGGTTATAGAATGTGTTCATTGTGGCTGCAGGGGTTGTGCTAGTGGAGATTGA